In one window of Camelina sativa cultivar DH55 chromosome 15, Cs, whole genome shotgun sequence DNA:
- the LOC104747646 gene encoding protein SHI RELATED SEQUENCE 4-like isoform X1 has translation MDIVNSRLGFIGGLARSKFKMAGIGSSRNNEEDNQQKANWVWYRNTNNPSTSHHTNQIWQHPSLDLYPGQINVCDLTTSSRSLTISCQDCGNQAKKGCTHGRCRTCCKSHGLDCPTHVRSTWIPIAKRRERQQIQTPTSNPITGGDRVGNIPNPYREIDQPATLNSSGLEMGDATFPDEVTSDALFRCVRISGTEDGDCQYAYQTTVGIAGHQFKGILYNQGPDKTITPGTQFYENPPRS, from the exons ATGGATATCGTAAACTCTAGATTAGGGTTTATAGGAGGGCTAGCTAGGTCAAAGTTTAAAATGGCTGGGATAGGGTCATCAAGAAACAACGAAGAAGACAATCAACAAAAGGCAAATTGGGTTTGGTACAGAAACACAAATAACCCAAGCACGAGCCACCACACCAATCAGATATGGCAGCATCCAAGCCTCGATCTATATCCGGGTCAGATCAACGTCTGTGATTTGACCACGTCATCGAGATCCCTAACCATAAGCTGTCAAGACTGTGGAAACCAAGCCAAGAAAGGGTGCACGCACGGGCGGTGTAGAACTTGCTGCAAGAGCCACGGGCTCGACTGTCCCACTCACGTGAGGAGCACTTGGATCCCCATCGCCAAACGCCGTGAACGGCAGCAGATACAGACGCCAACCTCCAACCCAATAACCGGTGGAGACCGAGTTGGGAACATCCCAAATCCGTATAGAGAGATTGATCAACCGGCTACTTTAAACTCATCag GGTTAGAGATGGGAGATGCAACATTTCCAGATGAAGTGACATCGGATGCACTTTTCCGGTGCGTTAGAATAAGTGGTACCGAAGATGGAGATTGCCAATATGCATATCAGACGACGGTAGGCATAGCTGGTCATCAGTTCAAGGGCATTCTGTATAATCAAGGCCCGGATAAAACGATTACGCCTGGTACACAATTCTATGAAAACCCACCAAGATCTTAA
- the LOC104747646 gene encoding protein SHI RELATED SEQUENCE 4-like isoform X2 — protein sequence MDIVNSRLGFIGGLARSKFKMAGIGSSRNNEEDNQQKANWVWYRNTNNPSTSHHTNQIWQHPSLDLYPGQINVCDLTTSSRSLTISCQDCGNQAKKGCTHGRCRTCCKSHGLDCPTHVRSTWIPIAKRRERQQIQTPTSNPITGGDRVGNIPNPYREIDQPATLNSSEMGDATFPDEVTSDALFRCVRISGTEDGDCQYAYQTTVGIAGHQFKGILYNQGPDKTITPGTQFYENPPRS from the exons ATGGATATCGTAAACTCTAGATTAGGGTTTATAGGAGGGCTAGCTAGGTCAAAGTTTAAAATGGCTGGGATAGGGTCATCAAGAAACAACGAAGAAGACAATCAACAAAAGGCAAATTGGGTTTGGTACAGAAACACAAATAACCCAAGCACGAGCCACCACACCAATCAGATATGGCAGCATCCAAGCCTCGATCTATATCCGGGTCAGATCAACGTCTGTGATTTGACCACGTCATCGAGATCCCTAACCATAAGCTGTCAAGACTGTGGAAACCAAGCCAAGAAAGGGTGCACGCACGGGCGGTGTAGAACTTGCTGCAAGAGCCACGGGCTCGACTGTCCCACTCACGTGAGGAGCACTTGGATCCCCATCGCCAAACGCCGTGAACGGCAGCAGATACAGACGCCAACCTCCAACCCAATAACCGGTGGAGACCGAGTTGGGAACATCCCAAATCCGTATAGAGAGATTGATCAACCGGCTACTTTAAACTCATCag AGATGGGAGATGCAACATTTCCAGATGAAGTGACATCGGATGCACTTTTCCGGTGCGTTAGAATAAGTGGTACCGAAGATGGAGATTGCCAATATGCATATCAGACGACGGTAGGCATAGCTGGTCATCAGTTCAAGGGCATTCTGTATAATCAAGGCCCGGATAAAACGATTACGCCTGGTACACAATTCTATGAAAACCCACCAAGATCTTAA
- the LOC104747647 gene encoding purple acid phosphatase 5-like, whose protein sequence is MKLNRLALFCYAVVLLSIFAVSHAGVTSSYVRVSEPSEEMPLETFPPPAGLNAPEQVHITQGDHAGRGMIISWVTPLNLDDGSNIVRYWNADTDGSEKMSAVASTSTYRYYDYTSGFLHHATIKGLEYDTKYFYELGTGRSIRQFNFMTPPKVGPDVAYTFGVIGDLGQTYASNQTLYNYMSNPKGQAVLFAGDLSYADDHPNHDQRKWDSYARFVEPSAAYQPWIWAAGNHEIDYAQSLGETTPFKPYMNRYHVPYRASQSTSPLWYSIKRASAYIIVLSSYSAYDKYTPQNSWLQDELKKVNRSETPWLIVLVHAPWYNSNNYHYMEGESMRVTFEPWFVENKVDIVFAGHVHAYERSERVSNIKYNITDGMSTPVKDQSAPVYITIGDGGNIEGIANSYTEPQPSYSAFREASFGHAMLEIKNRTHAHYTWHRNKDDEPIIADAIWLKNRYYLPEEETA, encoded by the exons atgaagtTGAATCGTTTAGCACTCTTTTGCTATGCGGTCGTGTTGCTAAGCATCTTCGCGGTGAGCCACGCCGGAGTCACCAGTAGCTATGTCAGAGTATCTGAACCATCCGAAGAAATGCCACTCGAAACCTTTCCTCCTCCCGCCGGTTTAAACGCTCCGGAACAA GTTCACATAACACAAGGAGATCACGCTGGTCGAGGTATGATTATCTCGTGGGTAACGCCTTTAAACTTGGACGATGGTTCCAATATCGTTAGATATTGGAACGCTGATACTGATGGTAGTGAAAAGATGAGTGCTGTAGCGTCAACGTCTACCTATAGATACTACGACTACACATCTGGTTTTCTTCACCACGCCACCATTAAAGGGCTTGAG tATGATACTAAGTATTTCTACGAGCTTGGAACTGGTCGCTCCATTAGACAATTCAACTTCATGACTCCACCAAAAGTTGGTCCAGATGTTGCTTACACATTCGGTGTCATAG GTGATCTTGGCCAAACCTATGCCTCCAACCAGACATTGTACAATTACATGTCGAACCCAAAAGGCCAAGCGGTGCTTTTTGCCGGAGACTTGTCTTACGCTGATGATCATCCTAATCACGACCAAAGAAAATGGGATTCATACGCCCGGTTTGTAGAACCAAGCGCCGCGTACCAGCCTTGGATCTGGGCCGCAGGGAACCACGAGATTGATTACGCCCAGAGTTTA GGCGAGACAACACCCTTCAAGCCGTACATGAACCGCTACCATGTTCCCTACAGAGCCTCACAGAGTACTTCTCCGCTTTGGTACTCCATCAAACGAGCCTCCGCTTACATCATCGTGCTCTCCTCTTACTCAGCTTATG ACAAGTACACTCCTCAGAACTCGTGGCTCCAGGATGAGCTCAAGAAAGTTAACCGATCAGAGACTCCCTGGTTGATTGTTCTTGTTCATGCGCCGTGGTACAACAGCAACAATTATCACTACATGGAAGGTGAGAGCATGAGAGTTACGTTCGAGCCATGGTTCGTCGAAAACAAAGTCGATATCGTCTTTGCTGGTCATGTCCATGCCTACGAGCGATCAGAGCGTGTCTCCAACATTAAGTACAATATCACTGACGGAATGAGTACTCCGGTGAAAGACCAATCTGCACCCGTTTACATTACCATTGGAGATGGAGGCAACATAGAAGGAATTGCTAACag TTACACGGAGCCGCAACCAAGTTATTCCGCCTTTAGGGAGGCCAGTTTCGGACACGCCATGCTTGAGATAAAGAACAGGACTCATGCCCATTACACTTGGCATAGGAACAAAGATGACGAGCCTATTATTGCCGATGCTATTTGGTTGAAGAACAGATACTACTTGCCGGAGGAGGAGACAGCTTAG
- the LOC104747648 gene encoding peroxidase 15: MARIGSFLVLLYLTYPFTLCICDDDESNYGGERGNLFPGFYRSSCPRAEEIVRSVVANAVARETRMAASLMRLHFHDCFVQGCDGSLLLDTSGSIVTEKNSNPNSRSARGFEVVDEIKAALESECPNTVSCADALTLAARDSSVLTGGPSWMVPLGRRDSTSASLSGSNNNIPAPNNTFNTIVSRFNNQGLDLTDVVALSGSHTIGFSRCTSFRQRLYNQSGNGSPDTTLEQSYAANLRQRCPRSGGDQILSELDINSAGRFDNSYFKNLIENMGLLNSDQVLFSSNEQSRELVKKYAEDQEKFFEQFAESMVKMGNISPLTGSSGEIRKNCRKINNS, translated from the exons ATGGCAAGAATCGGAAGCTTTCTCGTTCTTCTATATCTTACTTACCCTTTTACTCTCTGCATCTGCGACGACGACGAGAGTAACTATGGCGGTGAGAGAGGGAATCTCTTCCCAGGTTTCTACCGCAGCTCGTGCCCTAGAGCCGAGGAGATTGTGAGGTCAGTTGTAGCCAACGCTGTTGCAAGGGAGACTCGTATGGCTGCTTCCCTTATGAGGCTTCATTTCCATGATTGTTTCGTTCAG GGTTGTGATGGATCGTTGCTTTTAGACACAAGTGGGAGTATAGTTACTGAGAAGAACTCAAACCCTAACAGCAGATCGGCCCGCGGGTTTGAAGTTGTTGACGAGATCAAAGCTGCACTGGAGAGTGAATGCCCTAACACTGTTTCTTGTGCTGACGCCTTAACTCTAGCTGCTAGAGACTCCTCTGTTCTT ACTGGTGGACCAAGCTGGATGGTTCCTTTGGGAAGAAGAGATTCGACAAGTGCAAGTTTGAGTGgatcaaacaacaacatccCTGCACCTAACAACACTTTCAACACAATTGTCTCGAGATTCAACAATCAAGGTCTTGACCTCACCGACGTTGTTGCTCTCTCCG GGAGCCACACCATTGGATTCTCAAGATGCACTAGTTTCAGACAAAGACTTTACAACCAATCTGGAAACGGAAGTCCCGACACAACCTTAGAGCAATCCTATGCTGCCAACTTGCGTCAAAGGTGCCCTAGATCTGGTGGGGATCAAATCCTGTCGGAGCTTGACATCAACAGTGCCGGGAGGTTTGATAACAGCTACTTCAAGAACTTGATCGAGAACATGGGACTGTTGAATTCCGACCAAGTCTTGTTCTCTAGCAATGAACAATCGAGAGAGCTCGTGAAGAAGTATGCAGAGGATCAAGAAAAGTTCTTTGAGCAGTTCGCAGAATCGATGGTCAAGATGGGGAACATCTCTCCCTTGACAGGTTCGAGTGGTGAAATCAGGAAGAATTGCAGGAAAATTAATAACTCTTGA
- the LOC104747650 gene encoding bZIP transcription factor 2 yields MASSSSTYRSSSSSDGGNNNPSSDSVVTVDERKRKRMLSNRESARRSRMRKQKHVDDLTAQINQLSNDNRQILNSLTVTSQLYMKIQAENSVLTAQMSELSTRLQSLNEIVDLVQSNGAGFGVDQIDGCGFDDRTVGIDGYYDDMMSGVNHWGGSVYSNQPIMANDINMY; encoded by the coding sequence atggCGTCATCAAGCAGCACGTACCGGAGCTCTAGCTCTTCCGACGGCGGTAATAACAACCCATCATCAGACTCCGTCGTCACCGTCGACGAGCGAAAACGTAAAAGAATGCTGTCGAACCGTGAGTCTGCACGTAGGTCAAGGATGCGTAAACAAAAACACGTTGACGATCTAACGGCTCAGATCAATCAGCTTTCGAACGACAACCGTCAGATCTTGAACAGCCTCACCGTGACGTCTCAGCTTTACATGAAGATCCAAGCCGAGAACTCTGTTCTCACCGCTCAGATGTCTGAGCTTAGCACCAGGCTCCAGTCTTTGAACGAGATCGTTGATCTCGTGCAATCTAACGGTGCAGGATTTGGTGTTGACCAGATCGACGGCTGTGGTTTCGATGATCGTACGGTTGGGATTGACGGATATTACGATGATATGATGAGTGGTGTTAATCATTGGGGTGGTTCGGTTTACTCTAACCAACCCATCATGGCTAATGATATCAATAtgtattga